AGTAGAATGACACTATGCAGGTCAGGTCTATCAGGTCTTCATGGCTAGGCCTCAGTCGGCCCGGGGTCTTTCTGTATGACTTGGTCCCGAGACTGTGTTCCCTGCTCGCTTCCCCGTCAAATGTCCAAACCCATCATCACACCTCTAAGAGGCCAGGATTGTTGTGACCATATACTCTGCGCATACCAGGGGGCTATCGGGGTAGGCTAGATAAAGCCACCCCACCGTACCTCAGTGGCCCCCAGCCCAACAAGTACTATCAGCATAAAAATCGCGGTAACAGCAAATAATCTGTACTGCGGCAAGGGATTATAAACTAAGGGGGAATCGATCCATGTCCTTTGGCGAGGCAAACCAGGCGTGGTCTGAGCAGGAATTGCAGATCATCGAAAATTGTGTGGAAGAGGCGGTCCAGCAGGGGCTCCCCAAGGCCGATGGTTTCCGTAAGGCCCATGCTCAACTACCCAATCGGACCTTAGCGGGCATCACCAACTGCTACTACACCAAATGTGTAAAACGGGACCAGCCACCCAAAGAGGACAAAGCGGAACCGGCCATGGAAGTGCTGAACCTCCTGCACGAGGTCAGGTCCCAACTGGAACAGATCGAGAAACGGCTCAACACATTGGAAAGCCAGCAGAGGTTCAACTGGGCTGAGGCTCTCACGGAACTAGCTAACAAGCTCCGCAACTACTCCGCCCTGGAACAGGAGACCACGAAGCTGCGGGAACAGCTGAGCCACACTCCGGAACCGGAATTAATGAAAGAACTGAAGGACATCTACCAGGGCTATTGCATTCAACAGGTGATGAGCCTGCAAGAATTGAAGACCAAGTTAGGAAACCTGCTTCATCGGGATCAAGAAAAAGAAGCCCGCGTAGGGTAGGAAACTGGTCCACCTAATTCTAAAGGGGCTCCCTTCGCACGTACTATGGCTACAACCAAAGGTCCAGCACAGGTCAACAACCAGGCAATCACTTCTCTTGGGCGGACCCCCAGTCCTCCTTACAGGGCATCCAGGG
The nucleotide sequence above comes from Bacillota bacterium. Encoded proteins:
- a CDS encoding DUF342 domain-containing protein, which gives rise to MSFGEANQAWSEQELQIIENCVEEAVQQGLPKADGFRKAHAQLPNRTLAGITNCYYTKCVKRDQPPKEDKAEPAMEVLNLLHEVRSQLEQIEKRLNTLESQQRFNWAEALTELANKLRNYSALEQETTKLREQLSHTPEPELMKELKDIYQGYCIQQVMSLQELKTKLGNLLHRDQEKEARVG